A single region of the Nocardioides sp. W7 genome encodes:
- a CDS encoding Nramp family divalent metal transporter, whose product MTDLGNQSDTARAPRWRVVGPGLVVAATGVGAADLVATLVAGAKFGYTLLWVAVLGAVIKVVLVEGAGRYSLATGRTIFEGWRSLGRWTTWYFAPYIVVWGLVYGATAMSSSALPLVALFPDLSLRWTAVVIGLVGLVLVWFGTYAAFEKVMAALVGVMFVTVVGAALLATPNLGEIVLGLRPIFPDDSVVNVLAIAGGVGGTITLAAYGYWLREKGWSTPKFMRVMRIDNGVAYAVTGVFVVAMLIVGAELYHSVGIAAETGDQALVQLSDILDERYGEVFGKVFLIGFFASSFSSLIGVWSGVSLMFADFVGNLRDLPSGHPDTRTGGRYFRGYMLWLTFPPMLLLLLDEPVGLILAYGTLGALFMPFLAITLLALLNKRRAGALPHSDVPEEWRNGWLSNGFMALCAVLFIALAVNEIRETLAPYV is encoded by the coding sequence ATGACCGACCTCGGGAACCAGTCCGACACCGCACGAGCGCCGCGCTGGAGGGTGGTCGGCCCCGGCCTGGTGGTCGCCGCGACCGGCGTCGGCGCCGCCGACCTGGTCGCGACCCTCGTCGCGGGCGCGAAGTTCGGCTACACCCTGCTGTGGGTGGCGGTGCTCGGCGCGGTCATCAAGGTGGTCCTCGTCGAGGGCGCCGGCCGCTACTCGCTGGCCACCGGCCGCACCATCTTCGAGGGCTGGCGCAGCCTGGGTCGCTGGACGACGTGGTACTTCGCGCCGTACATCGTCGTGTGGGGCCTCGTGTACGGCGCCACCGCGATGTCGTCCTCCGCGCTGCCGCTGGTGGCGCTCTTCCCGGACCTCTCGCTGCGCTGGACGGCGGTCGTGATCGGGCTGGTCGGGCTGGTGCTGGTGTGGTTCGGCACCTATGCGGCGTTCGAGAAGGTGATGGCCGCGCTGGTCGGGGTCATGTTCGTCACGGTGGTCGGTGCGGCGCTGCTGGCGACGCCGAACCTCGGCGAGATCGTGCTCGGGCTGCGCCCGATCTTCCCCGACGACTCGGTGGTCAACGTGCTCGCGATCGCGGGCGGCGTCGGCGGCACGATCACGCTGGCGGCGTACGGCTACTGGCTGCGGGAGAAGGGCTGGAGCACCCCGAAGTTCATGCGCGTGATGCGGATCGACAACGGGGTCGCGTACGCCGTCACCGGCGTCTTCGTGGTCGCGATGCTGATCGTCGGCGCCGAGCTGTACCACTCCGTCGGCATCGCCGCCGAGACCGGCGACCAGGCCCTGGTGCAGCTCTCCGACATCCTCGACGAGCGGTACGGCGAGGTCTTCGGCAAGGTGTTCCTGATCGGGTTCTTCGCCTCGTCGTTCTCGTCGCTGATCGGCGTGTGGAGCGGCGTCAGCCTGATGTTCGCCGACTTCGTCGGCAACCTGCGCGACCTGCCGTCCGGGCACCCCGACACCCGCACCGGCGGCCGCTACTTCCGCGGCTACATGCTGTGGCTGACCTTCCCGCCGATGCTGCTCCTGCTGCTCGACGAGCCGGTCGGGCTGATCCTGGCGTACGGCACCCTCGGCGCGCTGTTCATGCCGTTCCTCGCGATCACCCTGCTGGCGCTGCTCAACAAGCGTCGGGCCGGTGCGCTGCCGCACTCCGACGTGCCCGAGGAGTGGCGCAACGGCTGGCTGTCCAACGGGTTCATGGCGCTGTGCGCGGTGCTGTTCATCGCGCTGGCGGTCAACGAGATCCGGGAGACGCTGGCGCCGTACGTCTGA